The nucleotide window GAGCTTGTTGTTGCCAGCGACGGTGTCGAGGCCATCGAGTTCGACGGAGTAGGCGACGTACGGGCTGATGGTGAAGGTGTCGGTGACTTTCACGTTCAGGGTGAGCGACGGGGTGACGTGCGCCCACTCGCTTTCCTCGACGTAGTAACCGGCCTTCACGGACGCGACGAGATCGACGCAGTCGTGGAGCTTGAAGGTCTTGTCGAGGCCCAGTTCGCTGTAGCCGGCGTTGTCGGTCTCGATGTCCCAGTAGTAGGTCAGCGAGCCGTTGATGCCCCAGTAGATTTCACGGCCGACGCTGAAGTAGATTTCCTGGGCGTCGTCGCGGAGCTTGATGTCACCTTGCGGGATGGCGACGTTGTTTTCAGCGTAGTGGTACCAGATGTAGCCCACCGTCGCGGTCAGGAAGCCGAAGTCCTTCGAGACGGACCCGTACACGTCGAGCTCGCTGTAGTGGTCCGGAATACCGACCGGGCCGAGGTTGAAGAGGTCGCTGTTTTCGATGGAGCCGTACCACAGGCCGCCGGCGAACTTCAGGCCGAGGTATTCGGTGGAGGCGTCGATACCGGCTTCGGCGAGACCGCTGCCTTGGTCGGAGCCACGGAAGATGTAGTCCGAGCTGTAGCCGATGTGGATGTTTCCTTCCACTTCAGCGGAGGCGTGACCGGCCACGAGGGCGGAAGCTGCGGCCAGGGCGCCGATGGTTTTGCGATAGTTGCGCATCATGGTTTTCGATTTCTGGATCGGTTTCAGGGGATGGCAGCGGCGAGCGGATGCTCCCGTGGATACCATCCGTAATTTCAAGCAACCACCGTGCCAACCGCTTTCAGAATCGCCCGAATCCTGTTAGCATATGGCGAAAAAACGTCCCGACTAGCCCCATGCGGGCACGAAAAAGGGGCGGCTGCCTGAGCAACCGCCCCTGAAGTGTTTTTGTCCGCGGCCCGGAGGCTGCGGTCAGGTGATTAGAACTTCACCGAGAGCTTCACGCCACCGTAGAAGTGGTTGGTTTCGCCCGGAGGGAAGTTGCCACCGCTGACGGCGTTGGCGATCGCCTGGATCTTGTTGTTGCCATAGACGTTGGCAAGCTCGTCACCTTCGATGGAGTAGGCAACATACGGGCTGACGGTGAAGGTGTCGGTGACCTTCACGTTCAGGGTGAGCTGCGGGGTGACATGGGCGAAGCCGCCTTCTTCGATGAAGTAGCCGGTCTTCACGCCAGCGACGAGATCGACGCAGTCGTGGAGCTTGAAGGTCTTGTCGAGGGCGAGCTCGGTGTAGCCACCGTTGTCACCTTCCACGGCCCAGTAATAGGTGAGGGAGCCGTTGATACCCCAGTAGATCTCGCGGCTGAGGCCGAAGTAGATTTCCGTGGAGTCGTCGCGGAGCTTGATGTCACCCTGCGGGATGGCGATGTTGTTTTCGGCGTAGTGGTACCAGATCGCACCCACGAACGCGGTGGCAAAGCCGAAGTCCTTGGAGACTTCACCGTACACGTCGAGTTCGCTGTAGTGGTCCGGGATACCGATCGGGCCGAGGTTGAACAGGTCGCTGTTCTCGATGGAGCCGTACCAGAGGCCGCCCGAGAAGGTCAGGCCCTGCCACTCGGTGGAAACGTCCGCGCCGGCTTCGGCGAGGCCGCTGCCCTGGTCGGAACCACGGAAGATGTAGTCCGAGCTGTAGCCGATGTGGAGTTCGCCTTCGACTTCCGCCGAGGCATAGCCGGCCACGAGGGCGGAGGCTGCGGCCAGGGCGCCAATGGTTTTGCGATAGTTGCGCATCATGGTTTCTGTTTTCGGTTGCTGGTGTCTTTCCTGACCGGACCGCAGGGCGGAGTGATAGGAAAAGCATTTGGGGTGAGCATTCCGCAGCCTGTTGGCCTCGGGACGCCGACCTTCCGGGCGAGTTATTTAACTCTTCTTGAAGATCTTGTCCAGAGAGAAACGGGGCGGAATGCGGTCCGCTGCCCTCAGTTTTAAAAGGCGGAAGAGTTCGTTGGCAAGGGGAGAATCGGCCTTTTTTGTTGGAGAAAGGGATGGCTCCGGAGTGTCGGTGGGAACTTGGCACGGTGGATGCTTTTGCCGATCTGCCGCCCCGGGGATGTGGATGCCCGCGGTCCCCGGCGAACCATCCGACCAACCCTGACTATCATGATCCTAACAAGATTCCGAAAACTGTCGGCCGTCATCGCCGCGGCGATCGCGTTTGCAACCGTGCCGTTGGCGACTCCGGCCCACGCGGAGGAACCTGCTGCCACTCCGGCCGCCGCAGCTTCGGCAGCCCCTGCCGCCGCTTCTGCCGAACCCGCGTCCGCAGACGACGTCAAGGACATCCATGCCTACTTCAACAACGTGGCTCCCTCGGCGACCGGCAAGCTCAACGGGATTGCTGGTCCGGGCCACAATGCCTTCCTCATGATCTGCGCGGCCTTGGTGCTGTTCATGACGCTACCCGGTCTTGCGCTGTTCTATGGCGGTCTGGTGCGTAGCAAGAACGTCCTCTCCATCTGTGCCCAGTGTCTCGGCATCGCCGGTCTGGTCACCATCATGTGGTGGGCCTTCGGCTACAGCTTGATCTTCGGTACGAACTTCAAGAGCCCGTTCATCGGTGGTTCCGAATACTTCTTCCTGAAGGATGTGGGTGCCGCGCCTAACACGACCTACGCCGCCTGGCCCTCCCAGAGCGTGTTCTGCATGTATCAGCTCATGTTCGCCATCATCACTCCGGCCCTGATCATTGGCGCCGTGGCGGAGCGCATGAAGTTCAAGGCCATCATGGTGTTCGTCGCCCTCTGGATGGTCGTGGTTTACTTCCCGATGGCCCACATGGTCTGGGGTGGCACCGGCCTGATGAACGGCGTGTGGAATGCCGACGCCAAGATTACCGCGATCGACTTCGCAGGCGGCACCGTGGTTCACATGACCTCCGGTTGGTCCGCCCTCATCCTCTGCCTGATCCTCGGCAAGCGCCTGGGCTTTGGTAAGGACAAGATGTCCCCGCACAGCATGGTGCTCTGCATGGTCGGCACCGGCATGCTCTGGGTCGGCTGGTATGGCTTCAACGCCGGCTCCGCTCTTGCTGCCGATGGCGTTGCGGCCAATGCCTTCATGACCACGACCCTGGCCGCCGCCACCGCGGGCTTCGTGTGGGCCCTGATCGAAGGTGTCCACCGCGGCAAGCCGAGCGTCCTCGGATTCTGCTCGGGTGTCGTCGCCGGTCTCGTCGTGATCACCCCGGCCTGCGGTTTCGTCACTGCCAATGGTGCGATGATCATCGGCCTCCTTGCCGGTCTCATCCCCTACATCTTCGTCACCATCTTGAAGGGCAAGTTCGGCTATGACGATGCTCTCGACACCTTCGGCGTCCACGCCGTTGGCGGCACCCTCGGTGCCATCGTCACCGGCTTCCTCGCTTCCAGCGACGCGAACGCCAACCTGCTCCTGCCTGACTATGCCGGCAAGAACGGCCTCGCTGTCGCCGACGCTGCCGGCAAGCTGGTCCTGAACAAGTCCGGCCTTATCACCGGCCAGTTCATCGCCATCGGCATCACCCTGGCCATCTCCATCATCGCGACCATCGTGATCGCCCTGATCGTGAAGGCCGTCGTGGGTCTCCGCCCGACGGCGGAAGAGGAAAGCATGGGCCTCGACCTCGCCGACCACGGCGAGGAAGGCTACGAGCACTGATTCCTTCCCTAACGAACCTCCCCTGTCGAAGGGCGGGCCGGTCCTCCGGTCCGCCCTTTTCATTTGCATGCGGCGGCGCTTCCCGCTCCCGTCGTGGTCGTGAAGCGTCGGCCCACCCGCATCCTGCTCGTCCTGCTCGTGCTCGCCTCCCTCTTCGCAGGCTGGGCGTGGCTGCGGCCCTATGCCTGGAATGCCGATCCGGGCGCGCGCTTCAAGATCGCCCAGGCGCAGCTCAAGCGGGATCATTCCTACTACTGGCTCGATCTGATGTTGGAGCGGAAGGGGGATGCACCTCATGATGATACGAAGCCGGTGACACTGCGTACCGCCTCCGGCCGCGTGGTGGAACCGGCGGACACCACGCTGTCCGGCAAGGACGGCGCGCAGCCCTCGCAACTGTGGCTGAAATTCTGGCTGGAATCCGGAGATCTCGATGGACCGCTGGAACTGAAACTCAATGACGGCACCCTGTCCGTGAAATCGACCCCGGGCGTTCCCGCCGTTTCCCCGGGCCAGCCGAAGCTTTTCCTCACGAACCGCTGGTAACGCCATGCCCTGGCTCCTCGTCGACAACTCCAACACCCGCACCAAGTTCGCGCTCGGGGATGCCTCCGGCTTGCTGGAATGGCGCGGCACCCTCGCCACGCCTGAGATCAGTGTGGAGACGGTGGCGGAACTGTTGGACGGCGTTTCCTTCGATGCCGCATTGGTCGGGTCCGTGGTTCCGGCAAAGCGTGTGATCCTTGCGGAAGTGCTCGGCCGCCACGCGCCCGTTCATCTGTTGGGGCCGGAAAGCCCGCTCGGTCTCGGGATCGATTATCCAAAGCCGGAGCAAATCGGCGCGGATCGTCTGGCGAACGCCGTCGGCGTGGTTCACCGCCACCGTGCCCCGGCCATCGTGATCGATTTCGGCACCGCCGTGACTTTCGATGTGGTGGATGCCTCTCCGGCGTGGGTCGGTGGCGTGATCGCTCCGGGTCTGGGCTCGATGAGCGAGTATCTCACCCGCCGCACCGCGCTGCTGCCGGTGGTGGAACTCGCGGAACCGCCATCCGCCATCGGCAAATCCACCGTCCATGCGATGCAGGCGGGAGCCGTCTATGGCTATCGCGGGCTGGTGAAGGAGATCCTCGCGAAGTTGCGGGAGGAACTTCCGGGCGATCCCGCCATCATCGCCACCGGCGGGGATGCCGCGCTCATTGCCGCCGGCGTGCCGGAGATTCAGGCGGTGGACGCGGACATCACGCTCGATGGTCTGCGCCACGTCGCCGCTGCGGTGTTCCGTTGAGATTTCCATCGCGGAATCGCGGTTCTGTTGGGCCGGGTGGCACTTGATACTTGGAAGTTTTCGCGTCGCCGATAGGTCTGATGCACTCTATGAGCGACACCCCCTTGGCCATCGGCATCGACTTCGGCGGCACCTCCGTGAAGACCGGTGTGGTTTTCCGCGGCAACGTCATCGACCACGCCCCGCCGATCTCCACCCAGGACTTTGACGAGCCGGAGGATCTCATCGATGCGATGGTCCGTGTGATCGAGGATCTGCGCTCCCGCCATTCGCACATCGCTGCCATCGGCGTGGGCATGCCGGGCTTCGTCGATTTCGACCGGGGTGTCGTTTACAACCTCACCAACGTCCGCGGCTGGGTGGAGATCCCGCTGAAGGCGAAGCTGGAGGAAAAGACCGGCCTGCCCGCCGTTGTCGAAAACGATGCCAACTGCATGGCCTATGCCGAGTGGAAGCGCGGCGCGGGCCGCGGTCTGAAGCACCTCGTTTGTCTCACGCTCGGTACCGGTGTCGGCGGCGGCATCATTGCGAACGGCCAGATGGTCCGCGGTGCCCGCCACGGCGCCGGGGAAGTCGGACAGACCTCCATCGACTACCGGGGCCGCCGCGGTGCTTACGGCAATCTCGGCGCGCTGGAAGATTACGTCGGAAACAACGAGATCACCAACACCGCCGTGGAGGCCTACCACGCCGCGGGTACGCACAAGTCCGCCGAGGATTGCACCCCTGCCGGCCTCGCTTCCGCCGCTCATGCGGGCGATCCCATCGCGCTCCAGATCTGGGACGACGTGGGGGAAAAGCTCGCCTGCACCATCATGAACTGCTGCTGGCTGCTCAATCCGGAAGCGATCATCATCGGCGGTGGTGTGGCACGTGCCGGAGACCTCGTCTTCGGCCCCATGACCAGCCACCTCTACGCCCAGCTTTCCGCGCCGTTCAAGGACCACCTCATGATCCTTCCGGCCCGCTTTGGCAATGAGGCCGGGATGATCGGAGCCGCCGCGCTGGCGCTTGAGCAGGCAGGGTTCCCGGTCGAGCCCTGAGTAGCAAAAGGCTCTTTTTTGTTCAACCGAACATCTTTTTGCTTGTTCAGGCGGCGATCGTCGTTAGGGTGCCGTCATGCCTGCCAAGACCGTATCAGAAGAGCCTGCCACCGACAAACTTGCCGAGGCCCGCAGGCGGAACCTCGATCTCGCGATTTCCAGCATCCAGAAGGAATTCGGTGAATCCGCGATCATGCGGATGGGCGACGGCCACCGTGTGGATGTGGATGTCATCCCGACTGGGAACCTGCTGATCGACCGCGCGCTCGGCGTTGGCGGTTTCCCCCGCGGCCGCATCATTGAGGTGTTCGGCCCCGAGTCTTCCGGTAAGACCACCCTTACCCTCACCGCGATTGCCCAGGCTCAGAAGAAGGGCGGGCTGGCGGCCTTCATCGATGTCGAGCACGCGCTCGATCCCCAGTATGCCCGCAAGCTGGGTGTGAATCTGGACGATCTGCTCGTCTCCCAGCCTTCCTCCGGTGAAGAAGCCCTCCAGATCTGCGAGGCGCTCGTCCGCTCGAACGCCATTGATGTCATCGTGCTCGACTCCGTCGCCGCGCTCGTCACCAAGCAGGAACTCGAAGGCGAGATCGGCGACTCCACCGTGGGCACCCAGGCCCGCCTGATGAGCGCCGCCATGCGCAAGCTCACCGGCCTCATCGCCAAGGCCCGCACCGTCTGCATCTTCACCAACCAGATCCGCGAGAAGATCGGCGTGATGTTCGGCAATCCGGAAACCACCCCCGGCGGTCGCGCGCTCAAGTTCTTCGCCTCCGTCCGCGTGGACATCCGCCGCATCGGCCAGATCAAGGCCACCGATGGCACCGTCACCGGCAACCGTACCAAGATCAAGGTGGTGAAGAACAAGGTCGCGCCGCCCTTCACCGAGTGCGAGTTCGACATCATGTATGCGGAGGGCATCTCCTCCACCGGCTCGCTGCTCGATCTGGCCTTGGAAATGGACATCATCCAGAAGCGCGGCTCGTGGTTCGCCTACAACGGTGCCCAGCTTGCCCAGGGCCGTGATGCGGCGAAGGAAGCCCTCAAGGCCGATGAGGCCCTCTACACAGAACTTTCCGAAAAGGTCCGCGAGAAGCTCGACGCGGCCAAGAAGTAACAGGTCACGGCAGTCGTTCGCCGTTGGTGTTGGAAGCGCGGGTTGAAAGACCCGCGCTTCTTTTCATGACTGGGAGCTCCAAGGAGTAGGGACATTCTTGTCCTGTTCTCTTTGCTTCAACTTTTCGTCGTTCCCGCAGCTTCATCCCGATCCCATGTCTCTCAAGCTCCCTTCCTCTGAACGAAAAGACGTCCTCCGTTCCCTCGGCCGCTATTTCACCGAGGAACTTGATACTGATCTCGGCGACATGCAGGCCGGCCTCCTGCTCGACTACATCCTCAAGGAGATCGCCCCACTCGCCTACAACCAGGGAGTCGAGGACGCCCGCCGGTTTTTGTCCGACAAGATGGAGGATCTCTCCGCCTCCTGCTTTGAACACGGCCTGACGTATTGGGACAAGAAGCGCTGAGTGGCCAGGAGCATGCGATGGAAAACGGGCCACCGCTTTCCAATGGGAGAGACGCCTGATGCGCGATAGAAGAAGCGCGTCAGGAGGCATCAGGATGAATGACTACGGGGTTGTGTTGATGGTTGTCGTCTTGATCGCAGCGATCATCCATTGGTGTTGGCGCCTTTCGCGGGCACGGACACTTTTGGAAGAATGGGCGGATTCAAGTGGTTTCCGGTTGTTGGAAAGCGAGAAGCGCGACTTCTTCAAGGGGCCTTTCTTCTGGGGATCGTCCAAATTGCAGGTGGTTTACAGGATCACGGTTTGTGATCGCAGTGGCAGGGAGAGGCAAGGTTGGGTTCGTTGCGGGGACTGGTTCTTCGGATTGATGGGCAGCCAAGTGGAAGTGAAATGGGATGATGAATGAATCGGGTGAACGAGTGACTTTTGTGGCGGTGTAGCTCTGAAGTAGTGAAAGCATTACTGTTTGCGCATCGGTGCAGCGGACGACTCCTGGTCGTAACTTGGAATCGTGAGGAGCGGTCAACCGTTCCCACTCACAAGCAGGAATGCTTACGCTACCTCTATGCCAGCACGCCGGTCACCACCCTCGCCGGTTTCACGCCGGTGAGCTTTTGGTCGAGCCCTTGGAAGGGGAAGACCAGCTTCTTGTGATCGAAGCCGAGCAGGTGGAGCATGGTGGCGTGGAAGTCGCGGATGTGCACCGGGTCCTTCGCGGCGCTGTAGCCGACGGGATCGGTCTCGCCGTAGGTGAAGCCGGGCTTCACGCCCGCACCCGCCATCCACAGCGTGAACGCTCCGGGGTTGTGATCGCGGCCGACGAACTGGTTCGTCGTGCCGCCGCGGTTCTCCTGCATCGGCGTGCGGCCGAACTCTCCGCTCCACACGACCAGCGTGTCTTCCAGCAAACCACGTTGTTCCAGATCGGCCAGCAGCGCGGCGATCGGCTTGTCGATATCGCGGCACTTCTTGATGAAGCCATCATTGATCGCCTCGCTGGCGTTCGAGCCGTGTGAGTCCCAGCCCCAGTCGAAGAGCTGGATGTAACGCGTGCCGGCCTCCGCGAGACGGCGGGCGAGCAGGCAGTTGTTTGCGAAGGATTCCTTGCCCGGCTGGGTGCCGTACATCTCGTGGATGTGCGCGGGCTCCTTGGAGATGTCCATCACCTCCGGCACCGAGACCTGCATCCGGAAGGCCATCTCATACTGGGCGATGCGGGTAAGCGTTTCCGGATCGTTGAATTCGGAGTGCGTCTGGCGATCGAGTTGGTCGAGGGCATCCAGCGCGGTGCGGCGGATGTCACGGCTCACACCGGGAGGGTTCGCGGCATTGAGCACCGGCTCGCCGCTGGAGCGGCACTGCACTCCCTGATACACGGATGGCAGGAAACCGGAGCCCCAGATCGAGGCGCCCACGCGCGGAATGCGGCCGCCGGAGATCAGCACCATGAAGCCCGGCAGGTTGCGGTTGTCGCTGCCGAGGCCCCACGTCACCCAGGA belongs to Luteolibacter ambystomatis and includes:
- a CDS encoding type III pantothenate kinase; the protein is MPWLLVDNSNTRTKFALGDASGLLEWRGTLATPEISVETVAELLDGVSFDAALVGSVVPAKRVILAEVLGRHAPVHLLGPESPLGLGIDYPKPEQIGADRLANAVGVVHRHRAPAIVIDFGTAVTFDVVDASPAWVGGVIAPGLGSMSEYLTRRTALLPVVELAEPPSAIGKSTVHAMQAGAVYGYRGLVKEILAKLREELPGDPAIIATGGDAALIAAGVPEIQAVDADITLDGLRHVAAAVFR
- a CDS encoding ammonium transporter, whose product is MILTRFRKLSAVIAAAIAFATVPLATPAHAEEPAATPAAAASAAPAAASAEPASADDVKDIHAYFNNVAPSATGKLNGIAGPGHNAFLMICAALVLFMTLPGLALFYGGLVRSKNVLSICAQCLGIAGLVTIMWWAFGYSLIFGTNFKSPFIGGSEYFFLKDVGAAPNTTYAAWPSQSVFCMYQLMFAIITPALIIGAVAERMKFKAIMVFVALWMVVVYFPMAHMVWGGTGLMNGVWNADAKITAIDFAGGTVVHMTSGWSALILCLILGKRLGFGKDKMSPHSMVLCMVGTGMLWVGWYGFNAGSALAADGVAANAFMTTTLAAATAGFVWALIEGVHRGKPSVLGFCSGVVAGLVVITPACGFVTANGAMIIGLLAGLIPYIFVTILKGKFGYDDALDTFGVHAVGGTLGAIVTGFLASSDANANLLLPDYAGKNGLAVADAAGKLVLNKSGLITGQFIAIGITLAISIIATIVIALIVKAVVGLRPTAEEESMGLDLADHGEEGYEH
- a CDS encoding DUF2164 domain-containing protein, with product MSLKLPSSERKDVLRSLGRYFTEELDTDLGDMQAGLLLDYILKEIAPLAYNQGVEDARRFLSDKMEDLSASCFEHGLTYWDKKR
- a CDS encoding ROK family protein produces the protein MSDTPLAIGIDFGGTSVKTGVVFRGNVIDHAPPISTQDFDEPEDLIDAMVRVIEDLRSRHSHIAAIGVGMPGFVDFDRGVVYNLTNVRGWVEIPLKAKLEEKTGLPAVVENDANCMAYAEWKRGAGRGLKHLVCLTLGTGVGGGIIANGQMVRGARHGAGEVGQTSIDYRGRRGAYGNLGALEDYVGNNEITNTAVEAYHAAGTHKSAEDCTPAGLASAAHAGDPIALQIWDDVGEKLACTIMNCCWLLNPEAIIIGGGVARAGDLVFGPMTSHLYAQLSAPFKDHLMILPARFGNEAGMIGAAALALEQAGFPVEP
- the recA gene encoding recombinase RecA, producing MPAKTVSEEPATDKLAEARRRNLDLAISSIQKEFGESAIMRMGDGHRVDVDVIPTGNLLIDRALGVGGFPRGRIIEVFGPESSGKTTLTLTAIAQAQKKGGLAAFIDVEHALDPQYARKLGVNLDDLLVSQPSSGEEALQICEALVRSNAIDVIVLDSVAALVTKQELEGEIGDSTVGTQARLMSAAMRKLTGLIAKARTVCIFTNQIREKIGVMFGNPETTPGGRALKFFASVRVDIRRIGQIKATDGTVTGNRTKIKVVKNKVAPPFTECEFDIMYAEGISSTGSLLDLALEMDIIQKRGSWFAYNGAQLAQGRDAAKEALKADEALYTELSEKVREKLDAAKK
- a CDS encoding DUF1501 domain-containing protein, with amino-acid sequence MNLFEKIQHDRLQQVTRRHFLRDCTTGLGGMWLATQGLAKAAGKPAILRDADNPLATLAPLLAPKAKRVIFLHMVGAPSQLDLFDFKPDLKRLNGQECPREFLEGKRFAFIQGVPKMLGPQFEFKQYGQSGAWFSDRLPNLSRHADKLCFIKTMQTDQFNHGPAELLVHTGNQNLGYPSIGSWVTWGLGSDNRNLPGFMVLISGGRIPRVGASIWGSGFLPSVYQGVQCRSSGEPVLNAANPPGVSRDIRRTALDALDQLDRQTHSEFNDPETLTRIAQYEMAFRMQVSVPEVMDISKEPAHIHEMYGTQPGKESFANNCLLARRLAEAGTRYIQLFDWGWDSHGSNASEAINDGFIKKCRDIDKPIAALLADLEQRGLLEDTLVVWSGEFGRTPMQENRGGTTNQFVGRDHNPGAFTLWMAGAGVKPGFTYGETDPVGYSAAKDPVHIRDFHATMLHLLGFDHKKLVFPFQGLDQKLTGVKPARVVTGVLA